In the genome of Croceimicrobium hydrocarbonivorans, one region contains:
- a CDS encoding Abi-alpha family protein yields MSESKDILGLKPYGEALKIFVDQGAKGAINFLSKICTPAADEFGLMLQDKVRYWRICNLIKMAQKSQDKLKIDPTHHNLILNPRIANEIMNNSSWQDDENLLDMWAGLLVSSLSKKQNDDSKIIYIQTLKSLSTVQARIIKFICDEVIVGKDKNGLIVPLQHVETSLDKLFSISNTSDIHRLDREIDNLRGLSLITDALNNSIVSGFHENMDNIQDIKFIPSPFLLHLNAAVNGQNDTEHYYNSIGHFHALNTNRSVL; encoded by the coding sequence ATGTCTGAATCAAAAGATATTCTAGGCCTCAAGCCTTACGGAGAAGCACTTAAAATTTTTGTTGACCAAGGGGCGAAAGGAGCTATCAACTTTCTTAGCAAGATTTGCACTCCAGCAGCTGATGAATTTGGATTAATGCTCCAAGATAAAGTTAGATACTGGCGTATTTGCAACTTAATAAAGATGGCTCAAAAATCTCAAGATAAACTCAAAATTGATCCTACACATCATAACTTAATTCTCAATCCCAGAATAGCAAATGAGATCATGAATAATTCTTCATGGCAAGACGACGAAAACCTATTAGATATGTGGGCCGGGTTATTGGTATCATCTCTTAGCAAAAAACAAAATGACGACTCAAAAATTATATATATTCAGACTTTAAAATCCCTTTCTACCGTTCAAGCCCGCATAATTAAGTTCATTTGCGACGAAGTGATAGTTGGCAAGGATAAAAACGGACTAATAGTCCCACTACAACACGTTGAAACATCACTAGATAAATTATTTTCGATTAGCAACACTTCAGATATACATCGCTTGGATAGAGAAATCGACAACCTAAGAGGCTTATCATTAATTACTGATGCCTTAAACAACTCAATCGTTTCTGGTTTTCATGAGAATATGGACAACATACAAGACATTAAGTTCATCCCTTCTCCATTCCTTCTCCATTTAAACGCCGCTGTAAATGGCCAAAACGACACCGAACATTACTATAATTCAATCGGACACTTTCACGCTTTAAACACCAATAGATCGGTTCTTTAA
- a CDS encoding T9SS type A sorting domain-containing protein has protein sequence MSKPSAPLSAFLLFFSLLLQGQILEPRLDFAHNFGGTYIDYATAIELDSVNNIYCYGYFTGTAQFDPDSSQPALVGANSGALFLAKYSAGGQLLWVNSPGQGNPGGLTLDTNGNLFFTSYQQYNGAKIYKYDASGTHQWTKTINGEARAFSIAIDNTGNLYIGGHYSGSTDFDPGPSFHTLTNNYFNDPWMGPTYYTNLFLLSLDATGDFRWVRNAGGNSYNGVEDLTLHNDQIYFCGNFSDSIIFNPGSANPIQYQSSGGRDFFIVNYNSNGNFNWSQHLGSIGDDAAHAILANDSGQVFTVGHFPRTIDMDPGAGTYTLQPFNNFRSGYCLKLDSAGNFQKAIQLTGTSNMSIENLFIDEMDRLHLSGNFIGSIDFNLGSGNHTLSTAGFSTEDFIAIYEPNDSLFWAGTTAGTDRKTVMAFQGENLFVAGSFFGRFDFDPSPDSLNLNAQYEDVYLYNLRFCESLPIDTFSIYTCADYTSGSGSKVWTQSGFYLDSFPSLRYCDSVVMIDLHIDLPDTSVIQSGFSLSAQDSNAHYQWLECSANGYNLLTGDTLQTFNPIVDGHYAVILDNGFCSDTSACYNIQGIGLNNPLPLGLEIYPNPNQGRVKIKLGAFQQAVSYSLFEANGKLVDHGELHAEPELDLEIKAPAGLYILKLSQANGESLFLKVLKE, from the coding sequence ATGTCCAAACCCTCTGCTCCGCTCTCTGCCTTTCTGCTATTTTTCTCCCTTCTGCTTCAAGGTCAAATTCTGGAACCCCGACTGGATTTCGCCCATAATTTTGGCGGAACCTATATCGACTATGCCACGGCCATTGAGCTTGACTCTGTCAACAATATTTACTGCTACGGTTATTTTACCGGAACGGCACAGTTTGACCCAGACAGTAGCCAACCCGCTTTGGTAGGCGCAAACTCAGGAGCACTCTTTTTAGCTAAATACAGCGCCGGAGGTCAACTCCTTTGGGTCAACTCACCCGGACAAGGAAACCCCGGTGGCCTAACGCTGGATACCAATGGCAATCTATTTTTCACCAGCTATCAGCAATACAATGGGGCCAAGATTTATAAATACGACGCCAGCGGTACCCACCAGTGGACCAAGACTATTAATGGAGAAGCTCGCGCCTTTAGCATAGCGATAGATAATACGGGAAACCTATACATCGGGGGGCATTACAGCGGCAGCACCGATTTTGATCCCGGCCCCTCTTTCCATACCCTCACTAACAATTACTTCAATGATCCCTGGATGGGTCCCACCTATTACACGAATCTCTTTTTACTCAGCTTGGATGCGACCGGAGATTTCAGATGGGTACGGAATGCCGGTGGCAATAGTTACAATGGCGTAGAAGATCTGACCCTACATAATGATCAAATTTATTTCTGCGGAAATTTCAGCGACTCCATCATCTTTAATCCGGGCAGTGCAAACCCTATTCAATATCAATCCAGTGGGGGCCGCGACTTCTTCATTGTTAACTACAACAGTAACGGTAATTTTAATTGGAGCCAGCACCTCGGCAGTATTGGCGACGATGCCGCCCATGCCATACTGGCTAATGACTCGGGTCAAGTATTTACCGTTGGACATTTCCCCCGCACTATAGATATGGACCCCGGAGCCGGTACCTATACGCTGCAGCCTTTCAATAATTTCCGATCCGGCTACTGCCTTAAACTCGACTCAGCGGGTAATTTCCAAAAGGCCATTCAACTAACCGGCACTAGTAATATGTCCATCGAAAATCTCTTTATCGATGAGATGGACCGACTGCATCTTAGTGGGAATTTTATTGGTAGTATTGACTTCAACCTGGGTTCGGGGAATCATACCCTAAGTACCGCCGGTTTTTCCACGGAGGACTTTATCGCGATTTACGAGCCCAATGACAGCTTATTTTGGGCTGGAACTACCGCTGGAACGGATCGTAAAACAGTTATGGCCTTTCAAGGTGAAAATCTCTTTGTTGCAGGCAGTTTCTTTGGCCGATTTGATTTCGACCCCAGCCCGGATTCTCTAAACTTAAACGCTCAATACGAAGATGTTTACCTCTATAATCTGCGCTTCTGCGAAAGCTTGCCTATCGACACTTTTAGCATTTATACTTGTGCTGATTATACTTCCGGGAGTGGAAGCAAAGTTTGGACTCAGAGTGGGTTTTACCTCGACAGCTTTCCTTCTTTAAGATACTGCGATAGCGTTGTAATGATCGATTTACATATTGATCTACCGGATACTTCGGTAATCCAATCCGGCTTTAGCCTCAGTGCTCAAGACAGCAATGCCCACTATCAATGGCTAGAATGCAGCGCCAATGGATACAATCTTTTAACAGGTGATACCTTGCAAACTTTTAACCCCATTGTAGATGGCCACTACGCCGTAATTCTCGACAATGGCTTTTGTAGCGACACTTCAGCTTGCTATAATATCCAGGGAATTGGCCTGAATAATCCGCTACCCCTAGGCTTGGAAATCTACCCCAACCCCAACCAAGGCAGAGTAAAAATTAAGCTGGGAGCCTTCCAGCAGGCCGTCTCCTATAGCCTCTTTGAAGCCAACGGGAAATTAGTGGACCACGGGGAGCTCCATGCTGAACCCGAATTAGATCTGGAAATCAAGGCCCCTGCCGGCCTCTACATTTTAAAGCTCAGCCAAGCCAATGGTGAAAGTCTGTTTTTGAAGGTATTGAAAGAATAA
- a CDS encoding IS3 family transposase, protein MSLERSGYYYISKRDDKEVEEKLRWYAEHYPARGCPFYTKRIRKEGYAWNKKRIRRVYIKLGMNKRKRKWKRRIPNPDKEVLLQPLAPNLCWSADFMQDRLENGVKMRVLNIIDDYNREALACKVSSSFPSEHVVEQFEQLIEWHGKPFTIRTDNGTEFMAEAFQKFCKRHQIKHLRIQKGKPMQNGFCERFNRTLREDVLNAYLFETKTQMQELINHWMEDYNQNHPHSSLGDMSPREFKQRLIA, encoded by the coding sequence ATTAGCCTTGAGCGCTCTGGATATTACTATATATCCAAGCGAGACGATAAGGAGGTAGAGGAAAAGCTACGCTGGTACGCGGAGCATTATCCTGCGCGTGGCTGCCCATTTTATACCAAGCGTATTCGTAAAGAGGGTTATGCCTGGAACAAGAAACGTATCCGCAGGGTGTACATCAAACTGGGGATGAACAAGCGCAAGAGGAAATGGAAGCGACGTATTCCTAACCCTGACAAAGAGGTGTTGCTGCAGCCTTTAGCTCCTAACCTATGTTGGAGTGCCGACTTCATGCAGGACCGCTTAGAGAATGGTGTGAAAATGCGTGTGCTCAACATTATTGACGACTACAACCGCGAAGCTTTGGCTTGCAAGGTATCCAGCAGTTTCCCTTCCGAACATGTAGTAGAGCAATTTGAGCAGCTAATAGAGTGGCACGGTAAGCCATTTACCATAAGAACTGATAACGGAACAGAGTTTATGGCAGAAGCCTTTCAAAAGTTTTGCAAACGACATCAGATAAAACACTTAAGAATACAGAAAGGAAAACCTATGCAGAATGGCTTTTGTGAACGCTTTAACCGCACCCTGAGAGAAGACGTGCTCAACGCTTATCTCTTTGAAACGAAGACGCAGATGCAAGAGTTAATCAATCATTGGATGGAAGACTACAATCAAAACCATCCGCATTCTTCTCTTGGAGACATGTCTCCAAGAGAATTTAAACAAAGGCTTATTGCCTAA
- a CDS encoding 3-hydroxyanthranilate 3,4-dioxygenase gives MAVAKPFNLQQWIDENRDLLKPPVGNKNLYPAGEDYIVMIVGGPNARKDYHYNETEELFYQLEGNITVRIQDEGKPVDIHLGPGDMFLLPPKVPHSPMRSEGSVGLVIERVRESKHQDGLMWFCDNCNHKLHETYFHLNNIEKDFLPRFKDYYGSEEKRTCSNCGTQMETDPRFTD, from the coding sequence ATGGCGGTAGCAAAACCCTTTAATCTTCAGCAGTGGATCGATGAAAACCGGGACTTATTAAAACCCCCGGTTGGTAATAAAAATCTGTATCCCGCGGGCGAAGATTATATCGTAATGATCGTGGGCGGACCAAATGCCCGTAAAGATTACCACTATAATGAAACGGAGGAGCTCTTCTATCAATTAGAAGGCAATATCACCGTTCGCATTCAGGATGAAGGGAAGCCGGTTGATATTCATTTGGGGCCAGGAGACATGTTCTTACTTCCACCCAAGGTGCCACATTCACCCATGCGTAGTGAAGGTTCTGTAGGTTTGGTAATTGAGCGCGTGCGTGAAAGCAAGCATCAGGATGGTTTAATGTGGTTCTGTGATAATTGCAATCACAAATTGCATGAGACCTATTTCCACCTCAACAATATTGAAAAGGACTTTCTACCTCGCTTTAAAGACTATTATGGCTCGGAAGAAAAACGCACTTGTAGCAATTGCGGTACCCAGATGGAAACGGATCCAAGATTTACCGATTAA
- a CDS encoding transposase: MKKSRFSESQISQALKEHEAGKKVQDICKELGISANTFYIWRKKYGGMDSAMLRKYKELERENTKLKQMYADLSLDHRILKDVVEKKL, encoded by the coding sequence ATGAAAAAATCAAGATTTAGTGAAAGCCAGATCAGCCAGGCTTTAAAGGAGCATGAGGCTGGTAAGAAAGTACAGGATATCTGCAAGGAGTTAGGTATAAGCGCCAATACTTTTTATATCTGGCGCAAGAAGTACGGGGGCATGGATTCAGCAATGCTACGCAAGTACAAGGAGTTAGAGCGAGAAAACACGAAGCTAAAGCAGATGTATGCGGATTTGAGCTTAGACCACAGGATCCTTAAGGATGTGGTGGAAAAAAAGCTCTAG
- a CDS encoding T9SS type A sorting domain-containing protein, translating to MKQFLFAVMLFFSGLAQAQYLKFSDNSNEWYVNHYPTFGIHGTNAYVCRLDTVIGSVRHSRFIRINLSGQALDTLAWVLEDTLAQTLSFDFPVGGPVDYSIDFTWQQGDTFSISAFSGGMQQMKVDTVYQAQYYSNGPLRKTLWISATDPSCTWTTAVVEGLGPMTSPIWAFEDCQIISEVGYELRCKLEQGQRVYGAPGECYILSESEMEIQSLSLYPNPTRNDLHIDGLDKPRDYTLYNSQGALLLKGRLSPNRPLTISVLPNGVYTLSIEGIEERLSFCKQ from the coding sequence ATGAAGCAATTTCTATTCGCTGTTATGCTCTTTTTCTCAGGTCTGGCTCAGGCTCAATATCTCAAGTTTTCGGACAATAGTAATGAGTGGTATGTTAATCACTATCCCACTTTCGGGATACATGGAACCAATGCCTATGTCTGTCGATTGGATACCGTCATCGGATCAGTGCGGCATTCCCGCTTTATTCGGATAAATTTAAGTGGTCAAGCTTTAGATACCCTTGCTTGGGTGCTTGAAGATACTCTTGCTCAAACCTTAAGTTTTGATTTTCCGGTAGGTGGTCCGGTGGATTACAGTATCGATTTTACCTGGCAGCAAGGCGATACCTTTTCTATATCAGCCTTTTCAGGGGGAATGCAGCAAATGAAAGTGGACACGGTTTACCAGGCACAGTATTATAGTAATGGCCCCCTTCGTAAAACTTTGTGGATAAGCGCTACCGATCCTAGCTGTACCTGGACTACCGCGGTGGTAGAGGGTTTAGGACCTATGACTTCACCTATTTGGGCTTTTGAAGATTGCCAGATTATAAGCGAAGTGGGATATGAGTTGCGTTGCAAATTAGAGCAAGGTCAAAGGGTTTATGGTGCGCCAGGAGAGTGCTATATATTATCTGAATCTGAAATGGAGATCCAATCCTTAAGTCTCTATCCCAACCCAACGCGGAATGACTTGCATATTGACGGTCTGGATAAGCCTCGCGATTATACATTATATAATAGTCAGGGAGCTTTGCTTTTAAAGGGGCGGCTTTCGCCGAATAGGCCTTTAACTATTAGTGTGCTTCCTAACGGAGTGTATACCTTATCGATAGAAGGTATCGAAGAGCGACTGTCTTTTTGCAAGCAATAA
- a CDS encoding DUF3109 family protein yields MISHGNTLLSEELLSEQFVCDLLKCKGACCVEGDAGAPLEPEEVDILKKEYSNFESYLRPEGRVAVAEQGTHVIDPMDDEPVTPLVNGAECAYVVFDEKGTTLCGIEKAWRDGKTSFRKPVSCHLYPIRIQRYKSFDAVNYHQWQICAPACDLGKELKVPVFRFAKDALIRKYGEKWYQDLENLAEEWEQC; encoded by the coding sequence ATGATTTCACATGGTAATACCCTGCTCTCCGAAGAATTGCTTTCGGAACAATTTGTTTGTGACTTGCTAAAGTGCAAAGGTGCCTGCTGCGTAGAAGGCGATGCCGGTGCACCTTTAGAGCCTGAGGAGGTAGACATCCTTAAAAAGGAATATTCCAATTTTGAAAGCTATCTGCGCCCTGAAGGACGAGTAGCAGTTGCGGAGCAAGGTACTCATGTGATTGACCCCATGGACGACGAACCCGTTACTCCTTTGGTAAATGGTGCCGAATGTGCCTATGTAGTTTTCGATGAGAAAGGAACCACGCTCTGTGGAATTGAAAAAGCTTGGCGCGATGGAAAGACTTCCTTCCGCAAACCTGTTTCCTGTCATTTATATCCCATCCGAATTCAACGATACAAATCCTTCGATGCGGTGAATTATCATCAATGGCAAATTTGTGCTCCGGCCTGCGACTTAGGTAAGGAGTTGAAAGTGCCTGTGTTCCGCTTTGCCAAAGACGCTTTGATCCGTAAATACGGGGAAAAATGGTATCAAGACTTAGAAAATTTAGCGGAGGAGTGGGAGCAGTGCTAA
- a CDS encoding MarC family protein encodes MSFSFKEILSATLILFAVIDVMGSIPLIISLRKKVGHIQSEKASIVAAAIMILFLFVGEQILKYFGVDINSFAVAGALVLLILALEMVLGITIIKDEEPKSASIVPLAFPLIAGAGVMTTIVSIRAEFAAENIVVAIILNSILVYAVLKSAAWLERILGEGGLNILRKVFGVILLAIAVKLFSENAKMLFTMA; translated from the coding sequence ATGTCATTTAGTTTTAAGGAAATTTTATCGGCAACCCTGATCTTGTTCGCAGTAATCGACGTGATGGGAAGCATCCCCCTCATTATTTCCCTCCGCAAAAAAGTAGGGCATATTCAAAGTGAGAAGGCGAGCATTGTTGCAGCGGCAATTATGATCCTCTTCCTCTTTGTTGGTGAGCAAATCCTGAAATACTTCGGGGTAGACATCAACTCCTTTGCTGTTGCAGGAGCCTTGGTGCTGCTTATCCTGGCCCTGGAAATGGTGCTGGGCATTACCATTATAAAGGATGAAGAACCCAAATCAGCATCCATCGTTCCCCTGGCTTTCCCCCTGATCGCCGGAGCGGGAGTAATGACTACCATTGTATCTATTCGCGCTGAATTTGCCGCTGAAAACATTGTGGTTGCCATTATCCTTAATTCTATTTTGGTATATGCCGTGCTTAAAAGTGCAGCCTGGCTGGAGCGCATTTTAGGAGAAGGCGGATTAAATATCCTTCGCAAGGTTTTTGGGGTGATCCTCTTAGCGATTGCCGTGAAGCTTTTCAGTGAAAATGCGAAAATGCTTTTCACCATGGCTTAA
- a CDS encoding cold-shock protein: protein MGRSQETFGKKEREKKRAKKKEEKERKRLERKANAGDKGDNITYMDVYGNFHDTPPEAAEKVKAKNIEIGVPKGAREDEEEDGLRKGTVTFYNESKGYGFIKDKKTGQSVFMHVNQLKEEVKEGNLVSFETMKGPKGPSAVNVQVMR from the coding sequence TTGGGAAGATCTCAAGAAACCTTCGGAAAGAAAGAACGCGAAAAGAAACGCGCTAAAAAGAAAGAAGAGAAAGAACGCAAGCGCTTAGAGCGCAAAGCCAATGCTGGCGACAAGGGTGACAACATCACCTATATGGACGTCTATGGCAATTTCCACGACACCCCACCAGAGGCCGCCGAAAAGGTAAAAGCCAAGAACATTGAAATTGGTGTACCTAAAGGGGCCCGTGAAGATGAAGAAGAGGATGGCCTCCGCAAAGGAACGGTTACCTTTTACAATGAATCTAAAGGTTACGGTTTTATCAAGGATAAGAAAACCGGACAAAGCGTATTCATGCACGTAAATCAGCTGAAAGAAGAAGTGAAAGAGGGTAACCTCGTAAGCTTCGAGACCATGAAAGGCCCTAAAGGCCCATCCGCTGTAAACGTACAAGTTATGCGTTAA
- a CDS encoding DEAD/DEAH box helicase produces the protein MNRKTTAPSRRPGKPKSQHTGKPKGRRRPQGKPKNPSSIKPQDLLNQAEPREERHFEASFEYQDSALHPKLKELLAAKGYEKPTEIQEKSLEPLLAGRDLLGIAKTGSGKTAAFLLPLLQRQIQGKHQALILAPTRELAVQIEEEYRSLSKGLKLYSAVFIGGTNMNTDLRKAARNQDLIVATPGRLLDLHQRNALHFRSIKMLVIDEFDRLLDMGFERDLNHIIDLLPIERQNLLFSATLDRAQERRISEILVDPVRLQISSGDLTNNHVQQELIHLKDGQVKIEVLKEMLQRPGFDKVIIFAETKRWVSKINRKLRQADIRSDEIHGDKSQNYRQKALNSFKAGKLQVLIATDVAARGIDVDDVSHVINYQIPRSMDSYIHRVGRTGRAGKTGIAYTFIES, from the coding sequence ATGAATAGAAAAACAACGGCTCCATCCCGTAGACCGGGAAAGCCTAAATCTCAACATACTGGCAAACCTAAAGGAAGACGTCGACCGCAAGGCAAGCCTAAGAATCCTAGCAGCATTAAGCCGCAGGATTTATTAAACCAGGCTGAGCCCCGTGAAGAACGTCACTTTGAAGCCAGCTTCGAATATCAAGACAGCGCCCTCCATCCTAAATTAAAGGAATTACTGGCCGCTAAAGGCTATGAAAAGCCCACTGAAATTCAAGAAAAAAGTTTGGAACCCCTATTAGCGGGTCGTGATCTTTTAGGGATTGCCAAAACCGGTAGTGGTAAAACGGCAGCCTTTTTATTACCCTTATTACAAAGACAGATTCAAGGTAAACACCAAGCCTTAATCTTAGCCCCTACCCGTGAGCTTGCAGTACAAATTGAAGAAGAATACCGCAGCTTAAGTAAAGGACTTAAATTATATAGTGCTGTTTTTATTGGCGGCACCAATATGAATACCGACCTGCGTAAAGCGGCTCGTAATCAAGATTTGATCGTTGCCACTCCGGGTCGACTTTTAGATTTACACCAGCGTAATGCCTTGCATTTCCGCTCCATTAAGATGTTGGTTATTGATGAGTTCGACCGCCTTTTAGACATGGGCTTTGAGCGCGACCTCAATCACATTATTGACCTCTTGCCGATTGAACGCCAGAACTTGTTGTTCTCTGCCACCTTGGATCGAGCCCAAGAACGTCGTATAAGTGAAATTCTCGTGGATCCGGTACGCTTGCAAATTAGCAGCGGTGACCTAACGAACAACCATGTTCAGCAGGAGTTAATCCATTTAAAAGACGGACAGGTTAAAATAGAGGTCTTAAAGGAGATGCTGCAAAGACCTGGCTTCGATAAGGTGATCATCTTTGCCGAGACCAAGCGTTGGGTAAGCAAGATCAATCGCAAACTCCGTCAAGCGGATATTCGTTCCGATGAAATTCATGGTGATAAAAGCCAAAATTACCGTCAAAAGGCCTTAAACTCCTTTAAAGCCGGCAAGCTGCAGGTTTTAATTGCTACCGATGTAGCGGCCCGTGGGATTGATGTGGATGATGTATCACATGTGATCAATTATCAAATCCCTCGCAGCATGGATAGCTATATCCACCGCGTGGGTCGTACCGGCCGCGCAGGCAAAACCGGAATCGCTTACACTTTTATAGAATCATAA
- a CDS encoding peptide arginase family protein — protein MWIKKPHYKLKQSLDENVNFLYKEDNIYIMDNHLASAWCWLQEVDQEGKNIFLHIDRHYDLLNSPEVIQEYIIDKKIELKNLNFSEYENLEVIYEQKNASKIFRWDNYILNLQILYPKIFGKATFVTHRDGNKEGDIITREEDFLTMCHEIHSWIEDSNNRCIINIDIDFFFTQLDKEYIQIYTNEVIYEFAKSLATLKNKITVITICLSPECCGGWNNALDIASIFSEALENKFIPELRQITQLP, from the coding sequence ATGTGGATTAAAAAACCTCACTATAAATTAAAACAATCACTTGATGAAAATGTTAATTTCCTCTATAAAGAAGATAATATCTATATCATGGATAATCATCTCGCCTCTGCATGGTGCTGGCTCCAAGAAGTAGATCAAGAAGGCAAAAATATATTCCTACACATAGATAGACACTATGATTTATTAAATTCACCAGAAGTAATTCAAGAATATATTATAGACAAAAAAATTGAATTGAAAAATTTAAATTTTAGCGAATATGAAAATCTTGAAGTCATATACGAACAAAAAAACGCTTCTAAAATTTTTAGATGGGACAACTACATTCTAAACCTACAAATATTGTATCCAAAAATATTTGGTAAAGCAACTTTCGTAACTCATCGAGATGGAAATAAAGAAGGAGATATAATAACAAGAGAAGAAGATTTTTTAACCATGTGTCATGAAATACACTCTTGGATTGAAGACAGTAACAACCGCTGTATCATCAATATTGACATCGATTTCTTCTTCACCCAATTAGACAAAGAGTACATTCAAATTTACACCAATGAAGTCATCTACGAGTTTGCTAAATCATTGGCAACATTAAAAAATAAAATTACGGTCATTACAATTTGCCTAAGCCCGGAATGTTGTGGAGGCTGGAATAATGCTCTAGATATTGCTTCTATTTTTAGCGAAGCCTTAGAAAATAAGTTTATCCCCGAATTAAGACAAATTACACAATTACCTTAA
- a CDS encoding T9SS type A sorting domain-containing protein — MRLLPLSLLLFFNFCGVTNLFSQAKLIQLSPQNPSSSAYSNTIGMVYYGEEINLFISEKISVFGGPDLTKWYIQHYDYSLNLVQEESIFDLPYTEAINSYEQAGGTYLSDTNGYCIYVSGINNSPNKTLIQLRDRSGNLVFNKYDFHLFDTHLLNDSQLSLHNILLKKNHRLHLFDLKGNSLISYDLDSLQTILSNQIFVNADSLFINSRVVYNPQTGISTYHLSQYENGLDSYYYANFNSSFQLLDSIKISTADDFRATLVEDDLLFRYDSIGFNTNIHRYQSKYLYKDFDGNLKRRVRSNGRIFYADFIGPWNTESLIFGNKGVLSICSTEQLLNTNQSGTIDTVRVSRFRYFDSLGLKQVDHLIFKDSLPISASATSLKNCIGRSSNGDFIIPISAWNGPNSNSSRSFLLKIDAQGNSPLSVQASLKPKKLSIYPNPSSQFLSIHSEEPDEEFRIKVLDLQGKTLLIQNTKTDQPIDVSILPNGTYLLEVRGKTKAGQDLFRFIKH, encoded by the coding sequence ATGCGTCTTCTTCCCTTAAGCCTATTGCTGTTCTTTAATTTCTGTGGCGTCACTAATCTTTTTAGTCAAGCCAAGCTTATTCAGCTAAGCCCTCAAAACCCTAGCAGCAGCGCTTACAGCAATACCATCGGAATGGTTTATTATGGGGAAGAAATCAATCTTTTTATTTCTGAGAAAATAAGTGTTTTTGGTGGCCCTGATCTAACCAAGTGGTATATCCAGCACTATGATTATTCCTTAAACCTAGTCCAGGAAGAATCTATTTTCGACCTCCCTTATACGGAAGCAATTAACAGCTATGAACAGGCAGGTGGCACTTACCTCTCCGATACAAATGGCTACTGCATTTATGTTTCGGGAATTAATAACTCCCCGAACAAAACCCTAATACAGCTTCGAGACCGGTCCGGGAATCTTGTCTTTAACAAGTATGATTTTCATTTATTCGACACGCATCTTCTGAATGACTCCCAGCTTTCCTTGCACAACATCTTACTTAAAAAGAACCATCGGCTTCATTTATTTGACCTTAAGGGGAACAGTCTGATATCTTATGACTTGGATAGTTTGCAAACCATTCTATCCAACCAGATTTTTGTTAATGCGGATAGCCTATTTATTAATTCCAGAGTAGTTTACAACCCACAAACGGGTATATCCACCTATCATTTAAGTCAGTACGAAAACGGGCTTGACTCCTATTACTATGCGAACTTCAACAGTTCCTTTCAACTCCTCGACTCCATTAAGATTTCAACTGCTGATGATTTCCGGGCCACATTAGTCGAAGATGATCTTCTATTCCGTTATGACTCCATTGGCTTTAATACCAATATCCATCGATACCAGTCCAAATACCTTTATAAGGACTTCGACGGAAACCTAAAGCGTAGGGTTCGTTCAAATGGTAGAATTTTTTATGCTGACTTTATCGGCCCTTGGAATACCGAGTCCCTCATTTTCGGAAATAAGGGAGTGCTTTCCATTTGCAGTACAGAACAACTATTAAACACTAACCAATCCGGCACAATTGATACGGTTAGAGTAAGCCGTTTTCGCTATTTCGACAGCTTAGGTCTAAAGCAAGTAGACCATTTAATATTCAAGGATAGCCTCCCAATTTCTGCAAGTGCCACAAGTCTAAAAAATTGCATTGGACGCAGTAGTAATGGAGACTTCATCATTCCAATCAGTGCTTGGAACGGCCCCAATTCTAATTCATCTCGAAGTTTCCTCTTGAAGATAGACGCTCAAGGAAACTCACCCTTATCAGTACAAGCTTCACTGAAACCTAAAAAGCTAAGTATTTATCCTAATCCCAGCTCTCAATTTCTATCCATCCATTCTGAAGAACCAGATGAAGAGTTTAGGATCAAAGTACTCGATTTGCAGGGCAAAACCTTACTAATCCAAAACACGAAAACAGATCAGCCGATTGATGTATCTATCTTACCTAATGGCACTTATTTGCTTGAAGTGAGGGGTAAAACTAAAGCAGGACAAGACCTATTTAGGTTTATTAAGCACTAG